Within the Drosophila miranda strain MSH22 chromosome Y unlocalized genomic scaffold, D.miranda_PacBio2.1 Contig_Y2_pilon, whole genome shotgun sequence genome, the region GATCAGATTAACCATGTACCCCACACCTCACACTCCCAAGGGAAAAGTATTCAAGATGGTTGGGTTTACAGAAATAGCTTTGCTTTGGTGTGGCTGTGGCTAGGCGGCGACTTCTCGACCAGCTTCTCTCTGGCTGAACTGAAGAAGAGGCAATTTTAAGGTTCAAGGTTGGATGTCGCGGCCAGGCGCTTAATTTGTAATCTCAACATCATCATGAAGATAGTGCCAGACGAGCATCGGGAGCGTCAACTCCTTGTAGTAATGTCTGTAAGCAAGCAGCGTCCCGGCCTATGGTCCAACAGGATCTATTCTGTTAGGGCAAAGAATCAGAAAAGTGGGAGTAAGCCTCCCAGAAAACAATGGGATCGCCAGAGCTCGAAAAAGTTCGAAAGAAACCCTTTTGGGTACTTCCAGTACGGCCCCAACGGCGGCCCCAGTAGCGGCAAAGTGGCAAAGAACTGAGAAAATTGAGAGGTATAGAGAGAGGCATGATCGAGAGCGTGTGAGAGCGGCCGGCGATCGGACGCCAACTATCGCTTTGATACCACACCTCTACCTCTACCTGGCTGTCCATCGGATCAGTTGAAGGTGGCGCGTTGCGCTCAACGGTTCACAGTTTTCAGTTCCATTCTCGTTTGTCGTTCAGCCTCGTTCTCTGCGCCGAACAGCTGGTGGCGTCTGTTTTGGTTTGGCGATCAGATCAGCATCTAAAGTCCGCGATATCGGTCAAGTTCAGCCGACTCCACACCTCGGCTGCCAGGCAGAAAAACGATGAACAAATTGTCGCCCAATTAGTCTCGCCTAAAAGTTCGCGTGAAATTCACTTATATTTTCGTGAACTTTTCGATCAAATCGAATTTCTACACTATATAAAACACCACATATAGTACATACCTACTATATAGTTTCGCAAGTGATCGCTTTTGTTTGAAAAGAATTTGTCACAGTGCCAAAAAGAGGTGTGTTCTTCTTGGAAAAATATCCACTTAAATAATCAAATTTTATTTGAAAAATTACCAAAATACACATCATAAAGAATTTGATCTAAGGTCGTCCCAAAAATCTGTGAGCCCTTCACCTCTCGAAGGTGAATTTTATGCAACTTTGAATAATGCGATTCAGAGAAAGTAAACAATCTGCGCAGCAATATTAGAGATCACGAGATAATTGATTGACTCCGGGGGAAGGGAAGGTAAACAGTCGCTAGAGTTTGATTCAGGAATACCAACCAAATGCTCAAAATCGATGCGATGATCAGCTTCTCGGAGGAGCCGAGCCCGCGTTTTACATATGGGTTCTATGTACGCGCTACAACCCTTGGACAGAGTCCATCACTTCAGTTGTATATGGCTTTAGCAGGGACTATACTTTCATTCATATACCTTCATTCATTCCACTGAATTGCACCTCCGAAAGTACTTTGGAAAGGATGCACGCTATGTACCGATAGTCCCCTTAGAAGTCACCCTAGCCTAGGCCGCAAACCGACAACTAAAATCTGTAGAAAAACACTTTAAACCGGTTATGTATTACCCCCATGCGCAAAAACACTCAAATATAAATAGGCAAACGAAagcccctcccctcccctcctcATGACAGAGCGAATTCGAGCTGGCATTAGATGTGAATAACTGGTCGACAGACCGACACTTCGTAGTAATATTCTGGCTTATTGATAAACGGAATACGTCTGGtagaacatacatatgtacatacgtctGTGCATACCCGTGTGTgtatatatttgcttgcttaTGGCCAGCACGTTCTTGGCAATGACTAAGGAAATCTAAGGCAGCTTTAGCCAATTGATTCAATTGATATTATTCCATGCAAATTGCGTCACGCTGTTACAATACGAGCACTTGTGCGGTGTACGGTTGGGGAATGCCCTTGACTTTACAGAGGCAAGGCACTCTAACGTGGGGGCTTTCTTATCAAATCAGATCTGTTTATGGCATTCGCCCTCTTAAAAAACTATCATATCAGAACAGTTCTCTCGGGAGACATTCGGTTGCCTGATCGGTTAACTGCCAGCAGACAAAATTCAACGTGTTAatatttctttttatacccgatactcaaaatgagtattggggtatataagatttgtgataaaagtggatgtgtgtaacgtccagaaggaatcgtttccgaccccataaagtatatacacaCGTCGGCATAAGTATTTTGACAAAGCTCTACGCAACGTTTAGCGTTGAATTTTGACGAATTGCTACGTGTTACAGCTCTCTTATCTGATTTACCGCTAACTACATGAATGCATAAAGTATATTGCAAATTATCTTCGTAGTTGCATTTTGCGTTTTGTTAATATGCTTCTTATTCTCATTCGTAATCTGATCTTGGCTGGACAAAAGTATTTTGTCagaaattcaattaatttgCATTGATCTGCTGTTGATAGAAAGCGAAACCATTATTACGGATTATCTCAGTTTATAGATTGTAAATGCTGATAAAAATTGATTTCGTTTAATAATTTGTGAAATATGAGTAACCGAAAGGAATTCAGTGAATCtcttaaaaatgaaataatagTGAAGTTCAACTCTTTTATTTCAGTGCAAAATATCAGTAGATTATAGTATATTTCACGTCAGACAAACTGctataaaaaaacaaatttaaaaaaaccaACACTGCAAAAAACGCTACACGTTGTGGCAGACCACGAAAGACAACTGCCAAGGTAGACACTTTTAGTTTGCGGCAATTTAAGCAGGATGTCTTAAAAACTCCTCGATCGGTTGCCAATGACTTGAAGGGAACAGGAAATTTTGATGTCAGCGAACGGACAATACGTAGACGTCTTAAGGAAACTGATTTTGGAACATATATTACTAGAGCTATACTGCAAATAACACAGCGCAATAAGTCAAAGCGCCTTGAATTTGCCAAAAAATTGATCGGcaaataattttaattttgtaaAAAATTTTTATGGAGCGATGCAAGTGCTTTTCAGTTTCAtggctcaaaaaaaaaaagttttcgTAAGAAACCTAAAATAACGTCGCAAAAAAGTAGCACCCATATGTGAAAGAGCGAGCCATGGAGGTGGGACCGTAATGTTTTGGGGATGCTTCGCCTACAATGGCTTGGGAAATTTAGTTCCTGTAGATGGCAGCATGAATAAAGAGAAATATTTGGAAGTGCTAAGCCATCACGccttcccctctggagataattTGATTGGGGAGTTCTTTACATTCCAACAGGACAACGCCCCGTGCCATAAAGCTAAAGTCGTTACCCAATTCTTGAAGGACATTGGGGTTAATACTTTGGACTAGCCGGCCCAGAGCCCAGACTTACACATTATCGAGAATCTCTGGTCTTATATAAAAAGAAACCGGACTCCAAATTTGACAAGGAACCGTGAGGATACAATCTCAGAGGTGAAATCACTCTGGAGAGAAATTCCATTGTCTTATATCCACAGCTTAGTGGAATCAGTTCCAAGACGTCTGCAAAAGGTGATAGAGTCAAAGGGAGGGTATATATTTTACTGATTCATTATGAAAAGTTACTTCGTTCcattcgtttttgtttttttttcacaTTTTATAAAATGTCAAAATACTTATGCCACCGTCTGTTTACGAataattaattttcatttcaGAATAAACGCACTTATCATACTTTTTGTACATATTTTTATAAgcttaatataatacctatctacgataaataaatatactttctacttaagaaaaataaaaagttacaACCAAATATGCAGTGCATAATTTTTGTCAAAATACTTATGCCGACGTgtgtatattcttgatcagcatcaatagccgagtcgattgagccctgtctgtctgtccgtctgtccgtccgtccgtccgtccgtttgtccgtccccttcagcgcctagtgctcaaagactataagagctagaccaacgatgttttggatccagacttctgtgatgtcactgctacaaaattatttcaaaacttcgccccgcccacttccgcccccacaaaagacgaaaatctgtggcatccacatttttaaagatacgataaaaccaaaaacgcagaatcgtagaggatgactatatctatcagattgctgaatctggatcagatcagatcgtttttatagccaaaaggaacaaatcaatttgcactggctacgcaacgcccgacgtcacgctcagactgattttctgtctctcaagcacgcactctttgtcgtttcgtttaatattagcggcgtctgccggaggagagccatactgacttagtatcgggtataactgtagagttgcggtgtccgcagcaactcacaacgttccccctcgttttcgtCTGCTCTTGACGATTTTTCGCCGCTTCTCGCTTTCTATTCGCCCGACCCGAAATTGTTTCTATTATCTAAAGCATGATTGATGGCCCGGCCGGGCACGGGCAAATTGGCAACCGGTTCAGTTCCCTATCTCATTTCATCCATATTTATGGCCTTTCTCCCTATTTCAGATGAGCAGCTCTGCTGTGGAACTGGCCGAGACCCATCACAAGGAGCAGGCTAGCGTGGGCAACCTGCTGCGGCGTCGCTATGCCGAGCTTTTGCACGGGGAGAAGTACACGGACTGCGTTTTCCACGTGTGCGAGGAGCAGCTTAAGTGCCACAAACTGATCCTGAGTGCCGCCAGTCCCGTGTTTGAGGGCATGTTTTTCGGACCAATGCATGAGAATGAGCCCGAGATTGAGATACACGACATTAGTGCGGCCATTTTCAAGGTCCTGGTCGACTACATTTACACGGGCAGCGTGGACTACAACAACCTGGAGCTGGTAGCCTGCATTGAGCTGTACTATGCGGCAGAGAAGTATCTGCTGGACCAGCTGATAGCCGACTCCCTGGTGGCCATCACCAGGAAGCTGCGCTTCTCCAACATTCTGCCGGCTCTTGAGCTGAGTGTGTGCATGGGACTGGATAGTCTGCTGGAGGTCTGCATGACCTTCTTCATGCGCTGCTGCGTGAGCAATGCCCAGTACATGACCCATCTGAAGGAGCACTATGTCCACGTGTCTAAGGAGTGCGTCAAAACGATCATAGCCGCCTGCAAAGAGCCGCACAAGCTACTCATTTGGTATGTCTACGAGTGGACCCAGCATGAGTGTGAGCAACTGGGCCTTGGTCCTAGCAATACGGGCTTGGTTGTCCAAGGTCTGGGGCCAGAGGCAAGCTCGTGGCCCGTGAATGCTTCTGATGAAGTGCAATCTCCTGCTCCGGCTCCTATTGTCTCAGTAGAGCGCTGCTACTACAAGGCCTGCCGGCCGTTTACCGTAGATGCAGAGTCTCCCGTGTGGCGTCTTCGCCTGAAGAGCCCTCGCTTCATCTCCCTCATGGGAGTGGTCCTGAACAGCCGCCTGCCCCCCAACCTGACCTGCACCTTTGGCCACGTTCAGCTGCCTCTGGAATATCGCGAGTCCCTGCGGCTGGACCTTTGCGAGTTGCCGGCGGACGGCGAGGACGCGCCCACCAATCCCGTGTGGAGTCATGTCATTCAAAATCAGAGCACAAAATATAACTGCGACTTGCACCTAAGATGGCTCCGCGAGGAGGCGTGTGTACTCACCCCGGAGCTGTCCTACGAGCTGCAGATACGCTGGGGCGGAAGCGCATACGGTGCAGAGTATCCTTGCAGCCTGCAGTCCTGTATCGCCGATGGCATTTGCTTCATCGACAGCGTCAGCTTCATCGGCAGTTTGGTCAAGGGCCTGCGCTACGCCAACCTGGTGTAGGTTTTAGTTAGGCTTATTCTTAATCATTGTGTATTTATTGCCGTAAGTTAATGTACATGTGTCGGAGTTCAATAAACTTTCGAAAACACTCCAAACAGATTCAACGATAACAACAAAGCCGGTTTGCTCTGCGGCTTTTGtttggatgctgctgctgctgtcaaACTAAATCCGATAAGGAGCTGTACTGTGCCGATTTCTTCATTTGACTGTAATTATTGTTGCTTAAAGCTTAAATTAATTAAGTTCCAATTACTTCATGAAATagataatttaaaaaaaa harbors:
- the LOC117192542 gene encoding uncharacterized protein LOC117192542 — encoded protein: MSSSAVELAETHHKEQASVGNLLRRRYAELLHGEKYTDCVFHVCEEQLKCHKLILSAASPVFEGMFFGPMHENEPEIEIHDISAAIFKVLVDYIYTGSVDYNNLELVACIELYYAAEKYLLDQLIADSLVAITRKLRFSNILPALELSVCMGLDSLLEVCMTFFMRCCVSNAQYMTHLKEHYVHVSKECVKTIIAACKEPHKLLIWYVYEWTQHECEQLGLGPSNTGLVVQGLGPEASSWPVNASDEVQSPAPAPIVSVERCYYKACRPFTVDAESPVWRLRLKSPRFISLMGVVLNSRLPPNLTCTFGHVQLPLEYRESLRLDLCELPADGEDAPTNPVWSHVIQNQSTKYNCDLHLRWLREEACVLTPELSYELQIRWGGSAYGAEYPCSLQSCIADGICFIDSVSFIGSLVKGLRYANLV